A genomic window from Slackia heliotrinireducens DSM 20476 includes:
- a CDS encoding CBS domain-containing protein — MNDLTETYLDLYRQLETIVRGTYSLDDRASVVTFLRRQPRYERWRDRIEYCADVRNLLSHRPKVGSEFAVQPSQEMVDFLQRLIFDIQGGTSAMDACVRKEDMLTCTWDSDVRPAIEEMNRRGFSYLPVVEDGRVTAVFGADSLCAYLAECDIVSFDELRFSDLREWMGFDGRDRIVFLFRPRNASLDSIAQDFEDQFHIGKRVGVVFLTNLGRQGERVLGMLTAWDVLGHDDE; from the coding sequence TTGAACGATTTGACGGAAACGTATCTGGATTTGTACCGGCAGCTTGAGACGATTGTCAGGGGCACGTACAGCTTGGATGACCGGGCGTCGGTGGTCACGTTTTTGAGGCGGCAGCCCCGTTACGAGCGTTGGCGGGACCGCATCGAGTACTGCGCCGATGTGCGCAACCTGCTGTCCCATCGGCCGAAGGTGGGCAGCGAGTTCGCCGTGCAACCGAGCCAGGAGATGGTCGACTTCCTCCAGCGGCTCATATTCGACATCCAGGGCGGGACGTCCGCGATGGACGCCTGCGTGCGCAAGGAAGACATGCTGACCTGCACGTGGGACAGCGATGTGCGGCCGGCCATCGAGGAGATGAACAGGCGTGGATTCTCCTATCTACCAGTGGTGGAGGACGGTCGCGTGACTGCGGTATTCGGCGCCGACTCGCTGTGCGCGTACCTTGCGGAATGCGACATCGTATCCTTCGATGAGCTGCGGTTCTCCGACTTGCGCGAATGGATGGGCTTCGATGGGCGCGACAGGATCGTGTTTCTGTTCCGGCCGCGCAACGCCAGCCTGGACAGCATCGCCCAAGACTTCGAAGATCAGTTTCACATCGGCAAGCGCGTCGGTGTGGTGTTTCTGACCAACTTGGGCAGGCAGGGCGAACGAGTGCTGGGCATGCTGACGGCATGGGATGTGTTGGGTCACGATGACGAATGA